A portion of the Platichthys flesus chromosome 7, fPlaFle2.1, whole genome shotgun sequence genome contains these proteins:
- the LOC133956132 gene encoding UDP-glucuronosyltransferase 2C1-like — protein sequence MESHRALAFVLLFSATLASCCDGGKVLVYPVDGSHWLNMKILVEALHSQGHQITVLRSTTSWYVSELSPHYRSITVHQEQAQNLESQSFMTSFLKRSLDIRRQQGSPWAFVEFYRNLFEMMGENQHTVAKLVVSIFENKTLMQELRETGYDLCLTDPAFPAGVLVAHHLKLPLVLNVRWLFNGEAHFAVAPSPLSYVPQLFTHSSDSMNLFQRTQNIIYHSILVYMYHYVSNPPYQAVCDKYFGKDVNVMSLIQGADLWLMRVDFTFEFPRPTMPNVVYIGGFQGKPPKPLPTDLEEFVQSSGEHGVVVMTLGTLLNDLGPEISEIIASAFANLPQKVVWRHTGKRPVTLGNNTMLVKWLPQNDILGHAKTKVFVTHGGTNGIYEAIYQSVPILGIPLIFDQYDNMVRLRARGVAEIVEVTTMDVESLTSTLRNIVDPEKPYKQNMVKLSQLHRDKPMKPLDSAVFWMEFVMRHGGAAHLRTESYKLPWYSYYCLDVMAVIAAFGLMVIASVWVSCRFLIRRFIWTKTSSSKSKRE from the coding sequence ATGGAGTCCCATCGAGCTCTGGCGTTCGTCTTACTGTTTTCGGCGACTCTGGCCTCCTGCTGTGATGGCGGCAAAGTGCTGGTCTACCCCGTGGATGGGAGCCACTGGCTGAACATGAAAATCCTGGTGGAGGCGCTTCACTCTCAGGGCCATCAAATCACGGTGCTGCGCTCCACCACCAGCTGGTACGTCTCCGAACTCTCCCCCCATTACAGATCGATCACCGTCCACCAGGAGCAGGCCCAGAACCTGGAGAGCCAGTCCTTCATGACCTCTTTCCTGAAGAGGTCGCTCGACATCCGCCGACAGCAGGGCTCTCCGTGGGCGTTCGTGGAGTTTTACAGGAACCTTTTTGAAATGATGGGGGAGAACCAGCATACTGTGGCGAAACTGGTTGTCAGCATCTTTGAGAATAAGACGCTGATGCAGGAGCTGAGGGAAACTGGATATGACCTCTGTCTGACGGACCCGGCGTTTCCCGCCGGCGTGCTGGTGGCACATCACCTCAAACTTCCCCTGGTTCTGAACGTGCGCTGGCTTTTCAATGGCGAGGCTCACTTTGCCGTTGCTCCTTCTCCTTTGTCCTACGTCCCCCAGTTGTTTACTCACAGCTCAGACTCGATGAACCTTTTTCAAAGAACCCAGAATATAATCTATCACAGCATACTGgtgtacatgtaccactacgtCTCAAATCCGCCTTACCAGGCTGTTTGTGATAAATATTTCGGAAAGGACGTCAACGTCATGTCTCTCATCCAGGGAGCAGATCTGTGGCTAATGCGAGTGGACTTCACATTCGAGTTCCCCCGGCCCACTATGCCAAACGTGGTCTACATCGGCGGATTCCAGGGAAAACCCCCCAAGCCTCTTCCAACGGATTTGGAAGAATTCGTGCAGAGCTCGGGTGAACACGGGGTGGTCGTCATGACCCTGGGGACCCTGCTGAACGACCTCGGCCCCGAGATATCAGAGATCATCGCCTCAGCGTTCGCCAACCTCCCGCAGAAGGTGGTGTGGAGACACACCGGGAAAAGGCCGGTCACACTTGGGAACAACACCATGCTGGTGAAGTGGCTGCCTCAAAATGACATACTCGGTCATGCTAAGACCAAGGTGTTTGTCACGCACGGCGGCACCAACGGGATCTACGAGGCCATCTACCAAAGCGTCCCCATCCTGGGCATCCCCCTCATCTTCGATCAGTACGACAACATGGTGCGTCTGAGGGCGCGGGGAGTAGCTGAGATCGTTGAGGTGACAACTATGGATGTGGAGTCTCTAACAAGTACCCTGAGGAACATCGTAGACCCGGAGAAGCCGTACAAACAGAACATGGTCAAACTGTCCCAGCTGCACCGCGACAAACCAATGAAGCCCTTAGACAGCGCCGTCTTCTGGATGGAGTTCGTCATGAGGCACGGGGGGGCAGCTCATCTGCGCACAGAGTCATACAAGCTGCCTTGGTATTCGTACTATTGTCTCGATGTGATGGCAGTGATTGCGGCGTTCGGCCTGATGGTCATTGCAtcagtctgggtttcctgtagaTTTCTCATCAGACGCTTCATATGGACCAAGACCTCCTCTTCCAAGTCCAAGAGGGAATAG
- the LOC133956161 gene encoding P2Y purinoceptor 1-like — protein sequence MNKTFCIVSFDFSGRFLPPVLILVFIVGLVANAWGLKSLRQNWKKLGSVNVFVLNLGLADILYLLTLPFLVVYYFRDSEWIFGATFCKITRFCFNLNLYGSIGFLTCISVYRYLAIVHPMKVLGRITVTHSVNISVLVWLLVAAQSLPDVFYIKTSRNRTESCYETTHSASVEDYLNYSLGRTLTGFCIPLLITLGCYGHMIITLCSKNNVDKDLKQRSLRLLFILILLFSVCYIPYHLFKNLNLWSRVLRKHGNCHRWSNGVYIAHQIGRGLVCLNSAINPLVYLNASKDSDSVLTSARQAIMRPFTTTVSTV from the coding sequence ATGAACAAAACCTTTTGTATTGTCAGCTTTGATTTCTCCGGCAGATTCCTGCCTCCTGTTTTAATCTTGGTCTTCATCGTCGGCCTGGTTGCTAACGCATGGGGGTTGAAGTCTTTGCGGCAGAACTGGAAGAAACTGGGAAGCGTCAACGTGTTTGTTCTCAACCTGGGACTTGCAGATATTTTATATCTGCTCACGCTGCCATTTCTAGTGGTTTACTACTTCAGGGACAGTGAGTGGATCTTTGGAGCTACATTCTGCAAGATAACGAGATTCTGCTTCAACCTGAACCTCTACGGCAGCATCGGATTCCTTACCTGCATCAGCGTGTACAGGTACCTGGCTATTGTTCACCCGATGAAAGTGTTGGGAAGAATCACTGTCACTCATTCTGTGAACATCTCAGTCCTCGTGTGGCTGCTGGTGGCTGCCCAGAGTCTTCCAGACGTGTTCTACATCAAGACGTCTAGAAACCGCACTGAGAGCTGCTACGAGACCACACACAGCGCATCCGTGGAGGATTACCTGAACTACAGCCTGGGGAGGACCCTGACTGGGTTTTGTATCCCACTCCTCATCACACTGGGCTGCTACGGACATATGATTATTACACTTTGCTCCAAAAACAACGTCGACAAGGATCTGAAGCAAAGGAGCCTAAGGTTGCTGTTCATTTTgatccttctcttctctgtttgttaCATCCCCTATCACCTGTTCAAGAACCTAAATCTCTGGTCAAGAGTTCTGAGAAAACACGGGAACTGTCACAGGTGGTCCAACGGAGTTTACATCGCCCATCAGATAGGTCGTGGACTGGTTTGTCTGAACAGCGCCATCAACCCTCTGGTTTACCTTAACGCAAGTAAAGACTCCGACTCAGTTTTGACATCTGCTCGTCAAGCCATCATGCGCCCGTTCACCACCACGGTTTCTACAGTGTGA